From the bacterium genome, one window contains:
- a CDS encoding methyltransferase domain-containing protein: MTFRNASVDPAQYWEERARTRGAIAADYRDPVLRAFETPLRRRAFFANVPWWNGIRVLDVGTGTGEWAMEFWRRGATVVGIDISPGMIQTAREAAARGQAEIRYEVGKVQELPEEFQGRFDMVASITVLQHLLTDRDVAEALAKCARALHPGGLLACIENTMGGPRLWRNTYMTFRSRAQWLRHFRTAGFTVERVVAVRRVPLILFLYRVYARIRWSSGLPASLTWDGRIWCRLLCTVNESLARILPGGVGSDLTLFLLKRS; this comes from the coding sequence GTGACGTTTCGAAACGCATCGGTCGATCCCGCGCAATATTGGGAAGAGCGGGCGCGCACCCGCGGTGCTATCGCTGCAGACTACCGCGACCCCGTGCTTCGGGCATTCGAGACGCCGCTGCGCCGGCGCGCGTTTTTCGCCAACGTCCCTTGGTGGAACGGCATCCGGGTTTTGGACGTCGGGACGGGAACCGGCGAATGGGCGATGGAGTTTTGGCGGCGCGGGGCCACGGTCGTCGGGATCGATATCAGCCCAGGGATGATTCAGACGGCCCGCGAGGCCGCGGCGCGGGGCCAGGCCGAGATCCGGTACGAGGTCGGGAAAGTGCAGGAGTTGCCCGAAGAATTCCAAGGGCGGTTTGACATGGTCGCGTCGATCACGGTGCTCCAGCATCTGCTCACCGACCGCGACGTCGCCGAGGCCCTTGCGAAATGTGCGCGCGCGCTTCACCCCGGCGGCCTGCTCGCGTGCATCGAGAACACCATGGGGGGCCCTCGGTTGTGGCGCAACACCTACATGACGTTTCGAAGCCGCGCGCAATGGCTCCGCCACTTTCGCACGGCCGGGTTTACCGTGGAACGGGTTGTTGCCGTGAGGCGCGTCCCCCTTATTTTATTCCTCTACCGGGTGTACGCTCGGATTCGCTGGTCGTCCGGCCTGCCGGCCTCGCTCACGTGGGACGGGCGAATCTGGTGCCGCCTCCTGTGTACGGTAAACGAATCGCTCGCCCGTATCCTCCCCGGGGGGGTGGGATCGGATCTTACGCTATTCTTACTGAAACGCAGTTGA
- a CDS encoding nucleoside-diphosphate sugar epimerase/dehydratase encodes MNTLIAPSVLERMRRPVTGRVRMTFFIVGDSVLLVLSLLTAVWLRFDGVIAPQVASQLPIVVALSLAIKIAVFAIQGLYSLSWSQVGLEDLFVVFRGVTLGSALFWVAVFILKHNQVLEGFSRSVLLVDYIITLHAIGALRIGPRVYSHMIDRSLARGRAALIVGAGAAGEQLSRSLRQTPASGYMPVGFVDDDPGKLGTVIHGLRVLGDRRQLPSIVREYHVEAVLIAIPSDTSRVTRQIVSAARDAGVREIRIVPALDTILEGQTSFTDLREVQLADLLGRQVVHIDTPAVKQWIEGRTVMVTGAGGSIGSELCRQIAGFNPREIILTDCDETGLFWVEQEMQRLGQPAATQLVDVRHAAVVREVFGRVRPQVVFHAAAYKHVALLEQHPEQAVSTNILGTLAVATAASQTGVEKFVMVSTDKAVNPTSVMGATKRVAEQVCLALNGRGPTRYMSVRFGNVLGSRGSVIPLFKEHIRRGEPLTIRGPNMRRYFMAVSEAVQLVLQAGVSGKGGEIFVLDMGEPIQIADLAREFVRLSGLEPDRDVPIVFVDPKPGEKEHEDLLAAEEGTLATPHDRLFVARATPVADADLLFRHLRALEEMVRGHDLEGILRMLRVLVPTYSPSELLRRGATATPSI; translated from the coding sequence ATGAATACACTGATCGCTCCATCGGTTCTGGAGCGCATGCGGCGCCCGGTGACGGGGCGCGTCCGGATGACGTTCTTCATCGTCGGAGACAGCGTGTTGCTGGTTCTTTCGTTGTTGACGGCGGTGTGGCTTCGTTTCGACGGGGTGATCGCCCCTCAGGTCGCATCCCAGCTTCCGATCGTGGTGGCACTCAGCCTTGCCATCAAGATCGCCGTTTTCGCCATCCAGGGGCTCTACTCACTGAGTTGGTCCCAGGTGGGATTGGAAGATTTGTTCGTGGTCTTTCGAGGCGTCACCCTCGGATCGGCGTTGTTTTGGGTCGCCGTGTTCATTCTGAAGCACAACCAGGTGTTGGAGGGTTTTTCACGTTCGGTCCTCTTGGTGGATTACATCATCACGCTCCACGCCATTGGTGCGCTTCGTATCGGGCCGCGGGTCTACAGCCATATGATCGACCGCTCGCTGGCACGTGGACGGGCTGCTCTTATCGTCGGCGCCGGCGCGGCAGGCGAACAGCTGAGTCGATCGCTCCGCCAGACTCCCGCCTCTGGCTACATGCCGGTGGGCTTCGTCGATGACGATCCGGGTAAGCTGGGCACCGTCATCCACGGTCTGCGGGTTCTGGGAGATCGGCGGCAGCTACCGTCGATTGTGCGCGAGTACCACGTCGAGGCCGTGCTCATTGCGATTCCCTCCGACACATCCCGCGTGACCCGCCAAATCGTCTCGGCGGCACGCGACGCCGGCGTCCGCGAGATTCGCATCGTCCCGGCGTTGGACACGATACTCGAAGGTCAGACCAGCTTCACAGACCTGCGGGAGGTGCAACTCGCCGACCTGTTGGGACGCCAGGTTGTGCACATTGACACCCCCGCCGTCAAGCAGTGGATCGAAGGCCGTACCGTGATGGTAACGGGGGCCGGCGGCTCGATCGGGTCTGAACTGTGCCGGCAGATCGCCGGTTTCAATCCTCGCGAGATCATCCTCACCGACTGCGACGAGACCGGCCTGTTCTGGGTCGAACAGGAGATGCAGCGGTTAGGACAACCGGCCGCGACCCAGTTGGTCGACGTACGCCACGCCGCCGTGGTGCGCGAGGTCTTCGGGCGGGTCCGGCCCCAAGTGGTGTTCCACGCCGCCGCCTATAAGCATGTCGCGCTGCTGGAGCAGCATCCAGAGCAGGCCGTGTCTACCAACATTCTCGGGACGCTCGCGGTGGCGACGGCGGCTTCGCAGACCGGTGTGGAGAAGTTCGTGATGGTCTCCACGGACAAGGCGGTGAACCCAACCTCGGTGATGGGGGCCACCAAACGGGTGGCGGAGCAGGTGTGTCTAGCTCTCAACGGCCGGGGACCCACGCGGTATATGTCGGTCCGGTTTGGGAACGTGCTGGGAAGCCGTGGCAGCGTGATTCCTTTGTTCAAGGAGCACATCCGTCGCGGTGAGCCGCTCACGATCCGAGGGCCGAATATGCGGCGCTACTTCATGGCGGTCTCGGAGGCCGTGCAGTTGGTGCTGCAGGCCGGCGTTTCGGGAAAAGGCGGAGAGATCTTCGTTCTTGATATGGGCGAGCCGATTCAGATCGCGGATTTGGCACGGGAGTTCGTTCGCCTCTCGGGTCTAGAGCCAGATCGAGATGTGCCCATTGTGTTTGTGGATCCGAAGCCGGGGGAGAAGGAGCATGAGGATCTGCTGGCTGCCGAGGAGGGCACACTCGCCACTCCCCACGACCGCCTCTTCGTCGCGCGAGCGACACCGGTGGCTGATGCCGATCTGCTCTTCCGGCACCTGCGAGCCCTCGAGGAAATGGTTCGGGGACATGACTTGGAGGGGATCCTGCGGATGCTGCGTGTCCTCGTTCCCACGTATTCTCCCTCGGAATTGCTCCGGCGGGGTGCGACGGCCACCCCATCGATCTAA
- a CDS encoding nucleotidyltransferase family protein: protein MYAIVLAGGKGERLRPFTEDRPKPMVEIMGIPMLGFQFQWLQGQGVTDVIVSCGYRHEVVEAYFGNGERMGLRIRYAVEEEPLGRGGALRLALGQVPQDEDLVIATNGDVITNLKLGPVLEAHRAAKRLATIVLTPFVSPYGIVEIDGDDRVTHFREKPELPYWINAGIYVLSRQVRDHLPERGDHELTTFPALAGAGKLGAYKSVAYWRGVDTIKDVNEVAAEMQRRLMSLFREG from the coding sequence ATGTACGCCATCGTGTTGGCCGGGGGAAAGGGCGAGCGGCTGCGTCCTTTTACCGAAGACCGGCCGAAACCCATGGTGGAGATTATGGGGATCCCGATGCTGGGGTTCCAGTTTCAGTGGTTGCAGGGGCAGGGTGTGACGGACGTGATCGTCTCCTGCGGGTACCGCCATGAGGTCGTGGAGGCCTACTTCGGCAACGGAGAACGGATGGGGCTGCGCATCCGGTACGCGGTTGAGGAGGAGCCGCTGGGGCGCGGGGGAGCGTTGCGCCTGGCGCTCGGGCAGGTCCCTCAGGACGAGGACCTGGTGATCGCGACGAACGGGGACGTGATCACGAATCTCAAGCTGGGCCCGGTCCTCGAGGCTCATCGGGCGGCCAAACGGCTGGCCACGATCGTCCTCACCCCCTTTGTGAGCCCCTACGGGATCGTGGAGATCGACGGGGACGACCGGGTGACGCACTTTCGGGAGAAGCCTGAGCTGCCGTACTGGATCAACGCCGGTATTTACGTGCTCTCGCGCCAGGTCCGAGATCACCTACCGGAGCGCGGGGATCATGAGCTGACGACCTTTCCTGCCCTCGCCGGTGCCGGAAAGCTGGGCGCGTACAAGTCGGTCGCGTACTGGCGCGGCGTCGATACCATCAAAGACGTCAACGAGGTGGCCGCTGAGATGCAGCGGCGCCTGATGAGCCTCTTCCGCGAAGGGTAG
- a CDS encoding nucleotide sugar dehydrogenase — protein sequence MKDLVISVVGLGKIGSPLLACFAACGYRAIGVDLNERSLALIRDGRAPVPEPHVKELFQTHRDRISVTADCVAAVVDSGMTFVAVPTPSERDGTYSLKHVLAVCDQIGDALRQKPEFHVVVVTSTVLPQDMETNVLPVLEKRSAKVCGREFGLCYSPEFVAIGSVVRDLQHPEFVLIGESDERSGSMLERVSRDLVGDSVPMVRMNFVNAELVKIAVNTFVTTRISYANMLAEVCEHIPGCDVDVVTSAMGRDSRIGSRYLKGRLGYGGPCFPRDNVAFSAMARRRGVEATLADATDAVNRRQVKRILDLIRPHVRPGEAVGVLGLTYTPNTDVVEESQGLQIAKAMVDEGFHVIVYDPLGMPNARGVLGPTVEYAPSAEECIRTAHLVVVATPWDEFKRLEPQQFERHPHRVVFDCWRILPAEDMGRVTDYVTIGQGRAPRLVTNPRR from the coding sequence ATGAAAGACCTGGTGATTTCCGTGGTTGGGCTCGGCAAGATCGGATCCCCACTGCTCGCCTGCTTCGCGGCGTGCGGCTATCGCGCCATCGGCGTCGATCTCAACGAGCGGTCTCTGGCTCTCATCCGGGATGGACGCGCTCCCGTTCCGGAGCCGCACGTGAAAGAACTCTTCCAGACACATCGCGACCGCATATCGGTGACCGCGGATTGCGTTGCGGCGGTCGTGGACTCCGGGATGACGTTCGTCGCGGTGCCCACCCCGAGCGAGCGGGACGGGACGTATTCGCTCAAGCACGTCCTGGCGGTGTGCGACCAGATCGGAGACGCCCTCAGGCAGAAACCCGAGTTCCATGTCGTGGTGGTCACGAGCACGGTGCTTCCCCAGGATATGGAGACGAACGTCTTGCCGGTATTAGAGAAACGGTCCGCGAAGGTCTGCGGCCGCGAGTTTGGCCTCTGTTACAGCCCTGAATTCGTCGCGATCGGCAGCGTCGTCCGCGACCTGCAACACCCCGAGTTCGTCCTGATCGGCGAGTCCGACGAGCGGTCGGGAAGCATGCTGGAGCGGGTCTCCCGGGACCTCGTGGGCGACAGCGTTCCCATGGTGCGCATGAATTTCGTCAACGCGGAACTCGTCAAGATTGCGGTGAACACGTTCGTGACGACAAGAATCTCCTACGCCAACATGCTTGCGGAGGTGTGCGAGCACATCCCCGGGTGCGATGTCGATGTCGTGACGTCCGCCATGGGCCGGGACAGTCGCATTGGGTCACGATATTTGAAGGGGCGCCTGGGGTATGGTGGGCCGTGCTTCCCGCGTGACAACGTCGCGTTCAGCGCCATGGCGCGCAGGCGGGGTGTGGAGGCGACGCTGGCCGACGCCACAGACGCTGTCAACCGCCGGCAGGTGAAGCGGATACTGGATCTGATCCGCCCCCACGTCCGCCCCGGAGAGGCCGTCGGAGTGCTTGGGCTGACGTACACTCCCAACACCGATGTGGTGGAGGAGTCGCAGGGGCTGCAAATCGCGAAGGCGATGGTGGATGAGGGGTTCCACGTCATCGTGTATGATCCCCTCGGGATGCCGAACGCGCGGGGCGTCTTGGGTCCCACGGTCGAGTACGCACCCTCCGCGGAGGAATGTATTCGGACCGCCCATCTGGTAGTGGTCGCCACTCCTTGGGACGAGTTCAAGAGGCTAGAACCCCAGCAGTTCGAGCGCCATCCACACCGTGTGGTGTTCGACTGCTGGAGGATACTTCCCGCAGAGGACATGGGCCGGGTGACGGACTATGTCACGATTGGGCAGGGCCGTGCGCCCCGATTGGTGACGAACCCCAGGCGCTGA
- a CDS encoding galactokinase, with protein MIITRSPLRISLGGGGTDLPSYYRKFGGFVIGGAIDKYVYITLHQTFAQELIIKYSRMERVGTVDEVQHDIIREALRLTVDAAPHLEITSLADIPAGTGLGSSGSFTTALLKALHALKKDLIHPRELAEQACHLEIDILGRPIGKQDQYIAAYGGLTCLEFRPDDRVEAVPLKLDTDTLYNLEDNLLLFFTGYSRSASGILQEQDDKTKGDDPAMVGELHFVKDIGVKSKEALEEGDLGRFAELMNTHWDRKRKRTDLMSNDQIDEWYHLARRHGAVGGKLIGAGGGGFLMFYAEDKRRLRRAMHDAGLHEVRFRFDFEGTKLITLS; from the coding sequence ATGATCATCACGCGTAGTCCGCTGAGAATCTCCCTTGGGGGCGGCGGGACCGACCTCCCCTCATACTACCGGAAATTTGGCGGGTTTGTCATTGGCGGGGCCATCGACAAGTACGTGTACATCACCCTCCACCAGACGTTCGCCCAAGAATTGATCATCAAGTACTCCCGCATGGAGCGCGTGGGAACCGTCGACGAAGTGCAACACGATATCATCCGGGAGGCCTTGAGGCTGACGGTCGACGCGGCACCGCACCTGGAAATCACGAGCCTCGCCGACATCCCGGCGGGGACGGGGCTCGGGTCCTCCGGAAGCTTCACCACAGCGCTGCTCAAAGCGCTCCACGCGCTCAAGAAAGACCTCATTCACCCGCGGGAACTCGCCGAGCAGGCCTGCCACCTCGAGATCGATATCCTAGGAAGACCGATCGGGAAACAGGATCAATACATTGCCGCGTACGGCGGCCTGACGTGTCTGGAGTTCCGTCCCGACGACCGGGTCGAGGCGGTTCCGTTGAAGCTGGACACGGACACGCTGTACAACCTCGAGGACAATCTCTTGCTCTTCTTCACCGGATACTCACGGTCGGCATCGGGCATCCTCCAAGAACAGGACGACAAGACCAAAGGCGACGATCCGGCGATGGTGGGAGAGTTGCACTTCGTAAAGGACATCGGCGTGAAGAGCAAGGAAGCCCTCGAGGAGGGCGACCTGGGGCGGTTCGCGGAGTTGATGAACACGCACTGGGATCGAAAACGGAAACGGACCGACCTCATGAGCAACGATCAGATCGACGAATGGTACCACCTGGCCAGGCGGCACGGTGCCGTGGGTGGCAAGCTCATCGGCGCGGGCGGCGGCGGGTTCTTGATGTTTTATGCTGAGGACAAACGGCGCCTCCGGCGCGCGATGCACGACGCTGGACTGCATGAGGTGCGCTTTCGGTTCGACTTCGAGGGGACCAAGCTGATCACCCTGTCGTAG
- a CDS encoding lipid II flippase MurJ, giving the protein WQKDRAAGWRTMRSVGSGYLGIVIAVAAGVVVGAPLLTHVLGPGLPPSTRPLVTQLIRAFSVGFVFWAMYSALAGVLNSRKTFIVPACGPIMLNATILVVLLVAGRRLGIAALALGTVLGMFMQFLIQVPFVIGSWAKESSEVTTTPGGQKRVWAMVGPLLLFGLLSQAPTVVDKAVASGLAQGSVSVLAFAQKLMSLPIGLFVGAVATVFYTSLSEAWARKDPSAAADELALAMGVTLLLAIPAAVGLAVLSHPIVQFVFQHGRFDAVAAALTSHALVFYCLGLPLVAVNLVLLRNAYASEDIVSPLRGYVAALIVNAAGDWILSRVMGPAGIALASSLGAITLALSLILSWDGHFRIAVGRALRNSLSTVLVGTALMGGMVVVLSSVLGRRPVWFQLLVPGVLGLAVYVLMLAVTRPREIGLLVAKAGLSTEPGRAVRRTSA; this is encoded by the coding sequence TGGCAGAAGGACCGTGCCGCCGGATGGCGGACCATGCGGTCCGTGGGGTCCGGCTACCTGGGCATTGTTATCGCGGTCGCTGCAGGAGTTGTGGTGGGAGCGCCGCTGCTGACACATGTGTTGGGTCCAGGTCTACCGCCGTCAACTCGCCCGCTCGTGACCCAGCTGATCCGGGCGTTCAGCGTGGGGTTTGTCTTCTGGGCCATGTATTCCGCGCTGGCCGGTGTGTTGAACTCGCGGAAGACATTTATCGTCCCGGCGTGCGGGCCGATCATGCTCAACGCCACGATCCTCGTGGTGTTGCTGGTGGCGGGCCGCCGGCTGGGCATCGCCGCCCTGGCGTTGGGGACCGTGCTCGGGATGTTCATGCAGTTCCTGATCCAGGTGCCGTTTGTCATCGGTTCATGGGCCAAGGAGTCAAGCGAGGTCACGACAACTCCCGGCGGTCAAAAGCGTGTGTGGGCCATGGTGGGACCGTTGCTGCTGTTCGGATTGCTGAGCCAGGCACCTACGGTGGTGGACAAGGCCGTGGCCTCCGGCCTGGCTCAGGGCAGCGTCTCCGTCCTGGCGTTCGCCCAGAAACTCATGTCGCTTCCGATTGGCCTCTTTGTGGGCGCGGTCGCGACCGTATTCTACACGTCGCTCTCCGAGGCGTGGGCCAGGAAAGATCCTAGCGCCGCTGCCGATGAGTTGGCGCTGGCGATGGGGGTGACGCTGCTCCTGGCGATCCCCGCTGCGGTCGGGTTGGCGGTCCTCAGTCACCCCATCGTGCAGTTCGTCTTTCAGCACGGACGATTCGACGCGGTGGCCGCCGCCCTCACGTCCCATGCCCTGGTCTTTTATTGTCTTGGGCTGCCGCTGGTCGCAGTGAACCTCGTGCTGCTGCGGAACGCATACGCGTCTGAGGATATCGTCTCCCCCCTCAGAGGGTATGTGGCGGCGCTGATCGTGAATGCGGCCGGCGACTGGATTCTCTCACGCGTGATGGGGCCGGCAGGAATCGCGCTGGCGAGTTCGCTCGGCGCGATCACGCTCGCGTTGTCCCTCATCCTCTCGTGGGACGGACACTTTCGCATCGCGGTTGGCCGCGCGTTACGTAATTCGCTGAGCACGGTGCTGGTGGGGACCGCGCTCATGGGCGGAATGGTCGTGGTCCTCTCATCGGTTCTCGGCCGGCGGCCGGTCTGGTTTCAGCTGCTCGTGCCGGGCGTGCTCGGCCTCGCAGTGTATGTGCTCATGCTGGCCGTCACGCGTCCGCGTGAGATCGGATTATTGGTGGCCAAAGCGGGACTCTCGACTGAGCCTGGGCGGGCCGTCCGCCGGACGTCGGCCTGA
- a CDS encoding class I SAM-dependent methyltransferase → MKGPGPATEGHNADVAARWEAIWRRLERAQSGQHWAKAVVNKILGDAVSRFCLLFLVHHGIAGRIGCRVLEAGSGSGGVSLALARRGARVALVDVSAAAVQYSAARFSRAGLPGSVQQGDVFALPFRDDSFDLVWNAGVIEHFLPAQRSAALLEMVRVCKPEGRIVVLVPWRGAPFYRWGKAVGERRGEWNPGYEEPLETMMDLWPSDRVSVLFERRCGFLLQFYFLKHLLPAQPKAFRYAWRGIVDIANWLLWPLNRLPGFILACVVVKRTPGDPVR, encoded by the coding sequence TTGAAAGGGCCCGGCCCGGCGACCGAAGGCCACAACGCGGACGTTGCCGCGCGGTGGGAGGCGATCTGGCGCCGGCTGGAGCGTGCACAGAGCGGACAGCACTGGGCGAAGGCTGTCGTCAACAAGATCCTGGGGGACGCGGTGTCCCGGTTTTGCCTTCTCTTCCTGGTGCACCACGGCATCGCCGGCCGGATCGGCTGTCGCGTGTTGGAGGCGGGAAGCGGCTCCGGAGGAGTCTCCCTCGCGCTGGCCCGCCGGGGCGCCAGGGTCGCGCTCGTCGATGTCTCGGCGGCGGCGGTCCAGTACAGCGCGGCGCGTTTTTCCCGCGCGGGTTTGCCGGGATCGGTTCAGCAGGGGGACGTCTTCGCGCTCCCTTTTCGCGACGATAGTTTCGATCTGGTCTGGAACGCAGGCGTGATCGAGCACTTTCTCCCCGCGCAGCGGAGCGCTGCGCTGCTCGAAATGGTCCGAGTCTGCAAACCAGAAGGGCGGATTGTTGTGCTGGTGCCGTGGCGAGGAGCCCCGTTCTACCGGTGGGGAAAGGCTGTCGGAGAGCGCAGAGGGGAGTGGAATCCGGGCTATGAGGAGCCCCTCGAGACGATGATGGACCTCTGGCCCTCGGATCGCGTCTCGGTGCTCTTTGAGCGCCGGTGTGGCTTTCTGCTTCAGTTCTACTTTTTGAAGCATCTACTGCCGGCGCAGCCTAAGGCATTCCGATATGCGTGGCGGGGGATCGTTGATATCGCTAATTGGCTGCTGTGGCCTCTGAACCGTCTTCCCGGCTTCATCTTGGCCTGCGTCGTTGTGAAGCGCACGCCGGGGGACCCGGTGCGGTGA